The following are encoded together in the Geobacter sulfurreducens PCA genome:
- a CDS encoding archease, whose translation MPYRYLPDIATADVAFEAWGETREEMFCAAADALTNVMVDDLASVTPTEEIVISLANEELDLLLFSFLQELIFLKDARCFLLRVPRIMITETEEVLHLDAIARGERIDNERHPMMVDVKAVTLHLFSVWRQENDWWARVVLDI comes from the coding sequence ATGCCCTATCGCTATCTGCCAGATATCGCCACGGCCGACGTCGCCTTTGAAGCGTGGGGTGAAACTCGTGAAGAGATGTTCTGCGCTGCGGCTGATGCCCTCACCAATGTCATGGTCGACGACCTCGCGTCGGTCACCCCGACTGAAGAGATCGTCATCTCTCTTGCAAACGAAGAATTAGACCTTCTTTTGTTCTCGTTTCTCCAGGAACTGATCTTTCTTAAAGACGCCCGATGTTTCCTGCTCAGGGTCCCCCGGATCATGATCACCGAGACCGAGGAGGTCCTGCACCTCGATGCCATCGCCCGCGGCGAGCGGATCGATAATGAGCGCCATCCCATGATGGTCGATGTGAAGGCGGTAACTCTGCATCTTTTTTCGGTCTGGCGGCAAGAAAATGATTGGTGGGCCCGGGTGGTGCTTGATATATAG
- a CDS encoding phosphotransacetylase family protein gives MAKKVFIGATGQNCGKTTMSVSLMHLARQKYQRVGFIKPIGPKIEMYNGLTVDMDAILMARTFGLEEDLALMNPVPLPKNFTRDYLSGKFDCHTLKKKIVEAFEILDQSYDFLIIEGAGHCGVGSVIGLSNACVAHMLGAPVIVVTDSGIGSAIDAVHLNLALYEKEEADVRMVIVNKLRSDKRDSILGFLRRGFPGRSLQVTGGFNYSPVLANPTLSHIGKLLNLPVHGDADGHSRIIHHIHLGAASSQRVVDALEDATLLVLTSSRDELIVTLSSLYHIPSYRDKIAGLVIAGHMPVSEITQQILDDSMIPYIRVHDSTARVFTTLMEDVSKITAEDQEKLNWIRANAENEIDFEAIDALL, from the coding sequence ATGGCCAAAAAAGTCTTTATCGGCGCTACAGGACAAAACTGCGGAAAAACAACCATGAGCGTCTCGCTCATGCACTTGGCGCGACAGAAATACCAGAGGGTCGGCTTCATCAAGCCCATCGGCCCCAAGATCGAGATGTACAACGGCCTCACCGTCGACATGGACGCCATCCTCATGGCGCGGACCTTCGGCCTGGAAGAAGACCTGGCCCTCATGAATCCCGTGCCCCTCCCCAAGAACTTCACCCGCGACTACCTGAGCGGCAAGTTTGACTGCCATACTCTCAAAAAAAAGATTGTCGAAGCATTCGAAATACTTGACCAGAGCTATGACTTCCTGATTATCGAGGGTGCCGGCCACTGCGGAGTCGGCTCCGTCATCGGTCTCAGCAATGCCTGTGTAGCCCATATGCTCGGGGCACCGGTAATCGTGGTGACTGACAGCGGTATCGGCAGCGCCATCGATGCCGTGCACCTCAACCTGGCCCTCTACGAAAAGGAGGAGGCCGACGTCCGGATGGTCATCGTCAACAAGCTCCGCTCAGACAAGCGGGACTCGATCCTCGGCTTCCTCAGGCGGGGGTTCCCGGGGCGTTCACTCCAGGTTACCGGTGGCTTCAACTATTCTCCCGTCCTGGCAAACCCGACCCTTTCCCATATCGGAAAACTTCTCAATCTCCCCGTTCATGGCGACGCGGACGGGCACAGCCGGATCATCCACCACATTCACCTGGGAGCGGCATCGTCCCAACGGGTGGTGGACGCCCTGGAGGATGCCACACTGCTGGTCCTCACCAGTTCACGGGATGAGCTGATCGTCACCCTGTCGTCTCTGTATCATATCCCATCCTATAGGGACAAGATCGCAGGCCTCGTCATTGCTGGTCACATGCCGGTATCGGAAATAACCCAGCAGATTCTGGACGACAGCATGATCCCCTACATCCGGGTTCATGACTCCACGGCGCGAGTGTTCACAACGCTTATGGAGGACGTTTCCAAGATCACTGCCGAGGACCAGGAAAAGCTCAACTGGATCAGGGCAAATGCCGAGAACGAAATCGATTTCGAGGCAATAGACGCTCTGCTCTGA